From the Nitrobacter hamburgensis X14 genome, one window contains:
- a CDS encoding S49 family peptidase, with translation MAEFQGNAMSDGTRAALMKLVPKRWRSGKPVVPVVRLSGVIGAVTPLRPGMTLAGVAKTLERAFAVDNAKAVALLVNSPGGSPVQSRQIFLRIRQLAQEKKLPVLVFVEDVAASGGYMIACAGDEIVCDPSSILGSIGVVGGSFGFTELIGKIGVERRLYTAGEHKATLDPFLPENPDDVARLKAIQREIHATFIELVKTSRGARLKGEDDLLFTGEYWAGERSVALGLADAIGDLRSTLRARFGDKVLMPLIAPSTGLLAGLLGRKAGAGTLTSFDAALGLPDDLISALETRAIWAKFGF, from the coding sequence ATTGCCGAGTTTCAGGGAAACGCCATGAGCGACGGGACGAGAGCAGCGCTGATGAAACTGGTTCCCAAGCGATGGCGGTCCGGGAAGCCGGTGGTGCCGGTGGTGCGGTTGTCCGGCGTGATCGGCGCGGTGACGCCGCTCAGGCCGGGCATGACGCTTGCGGGCGTCGCCAAGACGCTGGAGCGGGCGTTCGCGGTGGACAATGCCAAAGCGGTGGCGCTGCTGGTCAATTCGCCGGGCGGCTCGCCGGTGCAGTCGCGCCAGATTTTTCTGCGCATCCGGCAGCTCGCGCAGGAGAAAAAGCTTCCGGTGCTGGTGTTCGTCGAGGACGTCGCCGCCTCCGGCGGCTATATGATCGCCTGCGCAGGCGACGAGATTGTCTGCGATCCCTCGTCGATCCTGGGTTCGATCGGCGTGGTCGGCGGCAGCTTCGGTTTCACCGAACTGATCGGGAAGATCGGCGTCGAGCGCAGGCTGTATACGGCGGGCGAACACAAGGCGACGCTCGATCCGTTCCTTCCCGAAAACCCCGACGATGTGGCGCGGCTGAAAGCAATCCAGCGCGAGATCCACGCCACCTTCATCGAACTGGTCAAGACAAGCCGCGGTGCGCGGCTGAAGGGGGAGGACGATCTTTTGTTCACCGGCGAATACTGGGCGGGCGAGCGATCGGTCGCACTCGGCCTTGCGGACGCGATCGGCGATCTCCGCTCGACTCTGCGGGCGCGGTTCGGCGACAAGGTCTTGATGCCGCTGATCGCGCCTTCGACCGGTCTCTTGGCGGGGCTGCTTGGCCGCAAAGCGGGAGCCGGAACCCTGACCTCGTTCGATGCCGCCCTGGGGTTGCCGGACGACCTGATCTCCGCGCTTGAGACCCGGGCGATTTGGGCCAAGTTCGGATTTTAG
- a CDS encoding tRNA1(Val) (adenine(37)-N6)-methyltransferase: MTGARSDIGEDAFLGGRLRLYQPLSGHRAGHDAMLLAAATPGKPGDRIVDFGAGVGAAGLAVATRVAGIDLVLVERDETLADLARRNAVLNAIAAQICTLDVTGRAETFASAGLGPDSADVVLMNPPFNDSERHRPSPDEGRRAAHVAEPATLEAWVHAARRLLKSGGVLSLIWRSDGLAEVLAALGRGFGGLAIRPVHPDARKPAIRVLVRAVKGSRAPLRLCPGLMLSDETGRPGKEAQDALAGGQGSCPDRRAPVNPRG; this comes from the coding sequence ATGACCGGCGCACGATCTGACATTGGCGAGGATGCATTTCTCGGCGGGCGGCTGCGGCTGTATCAGCCTCTGTCCGGCCATCGCGCCGGTCACGACGCGATGCTGCTCGCCGCCGCGACGCCGGGCAAGCCCGGTGACCGTATCGTTGATTTCGGGGCGGGTGTCGGCGCCGCCGGGCTCGCGGTAGCGACGCGGGTTGCCGGTATCGACCTGGTGCTGGTCGAGCGCGATGAAACCCTCGCCGATCTGGCGCGCCGCAACGCGGTTCTCAACGCCATTGCGGCGCAGATCTGCACCCTCGATGTCACAGGCCGGGCGGAGACTTTCGCAAGCGCCGGCCTCGGCCCCGACAGCGCCGACGTGGTCCTGATGAATCCTCCGTTCAACGATTCGGAGCGGCACCGGCCGTCGCCGGACGAGGGCCGGCGCGCGGCGCATGTCGCGGAGCCTGCCACGCTCGAGGCATGGGTCCATGCGGCGCGGCGCCTGCTGAAATCCGGCGGCGTGCTCAGCCTGATCTGGCGGAGCGACGGTCTGGCCGAGGTGCTGGCGGCGCTTGGCCGCGGCTTCGGCGGCCTCGCGATCCGGCCGGTGCATCCGGACGCGCGCAAGCCGGCGATCCGCGTCCTGGTTCGCGCGGTCAAAGGGAGCCGGGCGCCGCTCAGGCTTTGTCCGGGTCTGATGCTCAGCGACGAGACCGGCCGGCCCGGCAAAGAGGCTCAGGATGCTCTCGCCGGCGGTCAAGGCTCTTGCCCTGACAGGAGAGCTCCCGTGAACCCGCGCGGCTAA
- a CDS encoding DUF2007 domain-containing protein produces MRELVRTNDVVLVSAIGALLDGASIYHLVLDQNMSVIEGSLGVLPRRILVHDDDNREARQLLTEAGLGHELRPDDADDRRTI; encoded by the coding sequence TTGCGGGAATTGGTTCGAACCAACGACGTGGTGCTGGTGTCGGCGATCGGCGCGCTGCTGGACGGCGCCAGTATTTATCACCTGGTGCTGGACCAGAACATGAGCGTGATCGAGGGGTCGCTCGGCGTTCTGCCACGCCGCATTCTGGTGCATGACGACGACAATCGCGAGGCACGCCAGCTTCTCACCGAGGCCGGGCTGGGCCACGAATTGCGGCCCGACGACGCCGATGACCGGCGCACGATCTGA
- a CDS encoding polyprenyl synthetase family protein: MAVIVPFESHSTGSIDQIVELVAADMERVNATILSRTGSDVTMIPEVANHLISSGGKRLRPMLTLAMAHLAGYSGEGHIKLAASVEFMHTATLLHDDVVDESELRRGKLSARMVWGNEASVLVGDFLLGQAFRMMVEVGSLRALDILSAAAATIAEGEVMQLAAAKNTATTEDEYLAVIRGKTAELFAAACEVGPVLGGRPKAEEMAAASFGMNLGIAFQLVDDVLDYGGKSAKLGKNIGDDFREGKITLPVVLAFRRGNDIEREFWVRALEQGEIGDNDLNHAIGLMTKHRALEDTLNRAQHYGAMAVDALALFPPSPMKSALEQVVAFCLARSH; this comes from the coding sequence TTGGCGGTCATTGTCCCATTCGAAAGCCACTCGACAGGCTCCATCGACCAGATCGTCGAGCTCGTCGCCGCCGACATGGAACGCGTCAACGCCACTATCCTGTCGCGGACCGGGTCGGACGTCACGATGATCCCGGAAGTCGCCAACCACCTGATCTCGTCCGGCGGCAAGCGGCTGCGCCCGATGCTGACGCTGGCGATGGCCCATCTCGCCGGCTATTCCGGCGAAGGCCACATCAAGCTCGCGGCCTCCGTGGAATTCATGCACACCGCGACGCTGCTGCATGACGACGTAGTCGACGAGAGCGAGCTGCGCCGCGGCAAACTGTCGGCGCGCATGGTGTGGGGCAACGAGGCCAGCGTTCTCGTCGGCGACTTTCTGCTCGGACAGGCGTTCCGCATGATGGTCGAGGTCGGCTCGCTGCGCGCGCTCGACATCCTGTCGGCGGCGGCGGCCACCATCGCCGAGGGCGAGGTCATGCAGCTTGCGGCGGCGAAGAATACGGCCACCACCGAGGACGAATACCTCGCGGTCATCCGCGGCAAGACCGCAGAGCTGTTCGCCGCCGCCTGCGAGGTCGGTCCGGTGCTCGGCGGTCGTCCGAAGGCCGAGGAAATGGCGGCAGCCAGCTTCGGCATGAACCTCGGCATCGCCTTCCAGCTCGTCGACGATGTGCTCGACTATGGCGGCAAGTCGGCAAAGCTCGGCAAGAACATCGGCGACGATTTCCGCGAGGGCAAGATCACGCTGCCGGTGGTGCTGGCGTTCCGCCGCGGCAACGATATCGAACGGGAATTCTGGGTGCGAGCGCTCGAGCAAGGCGAGATCGGCGACAACGACCTCAATCACGCCATCGGGTTGATGACCAAGCATCGCGCGTTGGAGGATACCCTCAACCGCGCCCAGCACTACGGCGCGATGGCGGTCGATGCGCTGGCGCTGTTTCCGCCGTCGCCGATGAAGAGCGCCCTGGAGCAGGTCGTGGCGTTCTGCCTGGCGCGGTCGCACTAA